Proteins co-encoded in one Candidatus Polarisedimenticolaceae bacterium genomic window:
- a CDS encoding carboxyl transferase domain-containing protein, which produces MAKVVLGPIGTSRERALGDDAWRAQLAHARALNAALEAKREEVRRGWGASYEERVKKKGKLTTWERVERLRDRGTDVLPFGTLVNYGRTFGEDAKTSPGAGVVTAFVQVEGRWVVAIANDNTVASGSWWPQTPEKIQRAQEVALRLRLPVVYLVDCSGLFLPEQAQTFPGRTGAGAIFRMNALLSSEGVPQIAGVHGDCIAGGGYMPIISDVVYMTEQAYMVIAGAALVKGAKAQHITSLTIGGPDVHVHLSRCADHRVPDDATLIDCVRAEIAKLPSPACAYYRYGADPAPPRFAPEELDGFFPADHRHSYAIREVLARLVDHSLFGEFLPDVGREMVCGVARVEGLYAGFVANNLELTDHEVHRGRKRPGGILYRDGIAKIAQFSRACNDDGIPVFWLQDVSGFDIGPEAEREGLLGFGSSLIYTNSTNDVPMFSVLLRKASGAGYYAMDGLPYGPVLQLATPLTRLAVMEGRTLAIGAYNARLDDEFRIVAKDEAEAEEIRRGMAAVEERIGRDMDPVLAASNRDVDEIVRPAEMRRWIGALTTMAYQATGYRRIKNPRIWSLHDLEAIT; this is translated from the coding sequence ATGGCGAAGGTCGTCTTGGGCCCGATCGGAACGTCGCGCGAGCGCGCGCTCGGCGACGACGCGTGGCGCGCGCAGCTCGCGCACGCGAGGGCCCTCAACGCCGCGCTCGAGGCCAAGCGCGAAGAGGTCCGCCGCGGGTGGGGCGCCTCGTACGAGGAGAGGGTCAAGAAGAAGGGGAAGCTCACCACGTGGGAGCGCGTGGAGCGTCTGCGTGACCGCGGGACCGACGTCCTGCCGTTCGGCACGCTCGTCAACTACGGGCGCACCTTCGGCGAGGACGCGAAGACCTCGCCGGGCGCGGGCGTCGTCACGGCGTTCGTCCAGGTCGAAGGCCGCTGGGTCGTCGCGATCGCGAACGACAACACCGTCGCGTCGGGGTCGTGGTGGCCGCAGACGCCGGAGAAGATCCAGCGCGCTCAGGAGGTCGCCCTTCGCCTCCGGCTCCCGGTCGTCTACCTCGTCGATTGCTCGGGGCTCTTCCTTCCGGAGCAGGCGCAGACCTTCCCCGGCCGTACCGGCGCCGGCGCGATCTTCCGGATGAACGCTCTTCTCTCGTCGGAGGGCGTGCCGCAGATCGCGGGGGTTCACGGCGACTGCATCGCGGGCGGCGGCTACATGCCCATCATCTCCGACGTCGTCTACATGACCGAGCAGGCGTACATGGTCATCGCGGGCGCCGCGCTCGTGAAGGGGGCGAAGGCTCAGCACATCACGTCGCTCACGATCGGCGGTCCCGACGTGCACGTCCACCTCTCACGCTGCGCCGACCATCGCGTCCCCGACGACGCGACCCTGATCGACTGCGTCAGAGCCGAGATCGCGAAGCTCCCGTCGCCGGCGTGCGCGTACTACCGGTACGGCGCCGACCCGGCGCCGCCGCGCTTCGCGCCGGAGGAGCTCGACGGGTTCTTCCCCGCCGATCACCGGCACAGCTACGCGATCCGCGAGGTGCTGGCGCGCCTCGTCGACCACTCGCTGTTCGGGGAGTTCCTGCCCGACGTCGGTCGCGAGATGGTCTGCGGCGTCGCGCGGGTCGAGGGGCTCTACGCCGGGTTCGTCGCGAACAACCTCGAGCTGACCGATCACGAGGTCCACCGCGGGCGCAAGCGACCCGGCGGGATCCTCTACCGTGACGGGATCGCGAAGATCGCGCAGTTCTCGCGGGCGTGCAACGACGACGGGATCCCGGTCTTCTGGCTCCAGGACGTCTCCGGGTTCGACATCGGCCCGGAGGCCGAGCGTGAAGGGCTCCTGGGCTTCGGCTCGTCGCTCATCTACACGAACTCGACGAACGACGTGCCGATGTTCAGCGTCCTCCTCCGCAAGGCGTCCGGCGCGGGCTACTACGCGATGGACGGACTTCCGTACGGGCCGGTCCTCCAGCTCGCGACCCCGCTCACGCGCCTCGCCGTCATGGAGGGACGCACGCTCGCGATCGGCGCGTACAACGCCCGTCTCGACGACGAGTTCCGCATCGTCGCCAAGGACGAGGCCGAGGCCGAGGAGATCCGGCGCGGGATGGCCGCGGTCGAGGAGCGCATCGGACGCGACATGGACCCGGTCCTCGC